The following are from one region of the Spodoptera frugiperda isolate SF20-4 chromosome 20, AGI-APGP_CSIRO_Sfru_2.0, whole genome shotgun sequence genome:
- the LOC118262110 gene encoding collagen alpha-2(IV) chain isoform X45, whose amino-acid sequence MGPGTLFYFLAALAIIHASEDTPKTKPKDEFKALSEAREARQYDSYQGQPDNEVVVDIEDDEKKQYYETNYDTSAYGFGYDVGPNGQFHHENRGPDGVTYGCYGYLDPDNFLRATHYVADSHGYRVVEPEKPVEVFPDEKYEYDESTGQALNTRPGQIIPWEKLFFPKGCGRTPGGVPAKPLPKPTPKPPRPIDSSSETTNVKPVQSGQGPNGPYGPGSWQGQPGKPGTPGRPGTPGTPGTPGTPGSPGSPGTPGGPGGPGGPGGPGGPSGGYYPGSSGTPGTAGSPGTPGTPGSPGTPGGPGTPGTSGYPGTAGTPGTPGYPGTEGTPGTPGYPGTAGTPGTPGTPGYPGTEGTPGTPGYPGTAGTPGTPGYPGTEGTPGTPGTPGYPGTAGYPGTAGTPGTPGYPGTEGTPGTPGTPGYPGTEGTPGTPGTPGYPGTAGTPGYPGYYPGGSGGYYPGQPTAPGTDGYYPGQGSGPGGPLGPDGTYGPDGTYYPGTPGTPGTPGTPGSPGGPGGPGGPGGPGGPGGPGGPNGPNGPSNGGYYPGQPGRPGTPGSPGSPGTPGGPGGPGGPGGPGGPGGPNGPNGPSSGGYYPGQPGSPGTPGSPGSPGTPGGPGGPGGPGGPGGPGGPNGPNGPSSGGYYPGQPGSPGTPGSPGSPGTPGGPGGPGGPGGPGGPGGPNGPNGPSSGGYYPGQPGSPGTPGSPGSPGTPGGPGGPGGPGGPGGPGGPNGPNGPSSGGYYPGQPGSPGTPGSPGSPGTPGGPGGPGGPGGPGGPGGPNGPNGPSNGGYYPGQPGSPGSPGSPGSPGTPGGPGGPGGPGGPGGPGGPTDTTTYPGQSSGQPSQPGQPGYPGKPGQPGYPGQPGQPGQPGQPGQPGQGGQPGKPGQPGYPGQPGQPGYPGQPGQPGQPGQPGQGGQPGKPGQPGYPGQPGQPGYPGQPGQPGQGGQPGQPGQPGGPGQPGYPGQPGQPGQGGQPGKPGQPGYPGQPGQPGYPGQPGQPGQPGQGGQPGKPGQPGYPGQPGQPGYPGQPGQPGQPGQGGQPGKPGQPGYPGQPGQPGYPGQPGQPGQPGQGGQPGKPGQPGYPGQPGQPGYPGQPGQPGQPGQGGQPGKPGQPGYPGQPGYPGQPGQPGQPGQGGQPGKPGQPGYPGQPGQPGYPGQPGQPGQPGQGGQPGKPGQPGYPGQPGQPGYPGQPGQPGGPGQQGQPGYPGQPGQPGQGGQPGQPGQPGGPGQPGYPGQPGQPGKPGQPGQPGYPGQPGQPGQPGYPGQPGQPGQPGYPGQPGQPGQPGKPGQPGQPGYPGQPGQPGQPGQPGQPGYPEQPGQPGGPGRPEDLTKPGQPGYPGQQGQPGGPGQPGQPGYPGQPGKPGQPGQPGYPGQPGQPGYPGQPGQPGQPGQQGQPGQPGKPGQPGQPGYPGQPGKPGEPGQPGYPGQPGQPGKPGQPGQPGYPGQPGEPGQPGQPGQPGQPGYPGQPGQPGGPGQPGQPGYPGQPGQAGQPGQPGYPGQPGQPGYPGQQGQPGGPGQPGQPGTPGQPGQPGYPGQPGQPGEPGKPGQPGQPGQPGYPGQPGQPGYPGQQGQPGGPGQPGQPGYPGQPGQPGQPGQPGQPGYPGQPGQPGEPGKPGQPGQPGQPGYPGQPGQPGYPGQQGQPGGPGQPGQPGYPGQPGQPGQPGQPGQPGYPGQPGQPGYPGQQGQPGGPGQPGQPGYPGQPGQPGQPGYPGQPGQPGYPGQQGQPGGPGQPGQPGKPGQPGQPGYPGQPGQPGEPGKPGQPGQPGQPGYPGQPGQPGYPGQQGQPGGPGQPGQPGYPGQPGQPGEPGKPGQPGQPGQPGYPGQPGQPGQPGQSGGPGQPGQPGYPGQPGQPGGPGQPGQPGYPGQPGQPGYPGQPGQPGQPGHPGQPGYPGQPGQPGQPGYPGQPGQPGYPGQPGQPGQPGQPGYPGQPGQPGQPGYPGQPGQPGYPGQPGQPGQPGQPGYPGQPGQPGQPGQPGYPGQPGQPGYPGQPGQPGQPGYPGQPGQYPDSETAPSGTGVQPPATVPSHQMPPFPIYVIPYPLPIVPSPASCPCYLLKPGQNETNVQAQGPQATAPPHYQNQPQYPPYGIIGFVPVVFVPYCPGNASNMNSAQQNFPNAVPVQYSCNQCQASSDIYRYLGRLNGGRSTGFKDLKDLKDLKEIKSLTELDDLLKNQIKPLEKSMHTIAANPRVLAETNDKNEKKEKIETKTPRRRTRTGRTRVSKN is encoded by the exons ATGGGGCCGGGAACACTCTTCTATTTcttg GCCGCGCTGGCTATAATACATGCCAGCGAGGATACGCCAAAGACAAAGCCAAAAGATGAATTCAAAGCATTATCCGAAGCGCGAGAAGCTCGCCAATATGACTCGTACCAGGGACAACCAGATAACGAAGTGGTCGTGGACATAGAGGACGATGAAAAGAAACAGTATTATGAAACCAATTACGACAcaa GTGCATACGGCTTCGGTTATGACGTCGGTCCAAATGGGCAGTTCCATCATGAGAACCGCGGTCCGGATGGCGTCACCTATGGTTGCTATGGTTACTTGGACCCAGATAACTTCCTTCGTGCTACTCACTACGTTGCTGACAGCCACGGATACAGAGTAGTGGAACCAGAGAAACCAGTCGAAGTATTCCCTGACGAGAAATATGAATACGATGAATC CACTGGACAGGCGTTAAACACTCGGCCCGGACAAATCATCCCCTGGGAGAAACTCTTCTTCCCCAAGGGATGCGGTCGTACTCCCGGTGGAGTTCCAGCCAAGCCTTTACCGAAACCTACGCCCAAACCACCTCGTCCCATAGACAGCAGTAGCGAGACCACGAATGTCAAACCTGTACAATCTGGACAAG gACCCAATGGACCTTACGGCCCTGGATCat GGCAAGGtcaaccaggcaagccaggaaCTCCCGGCAGGCCCGGTACTCCAGGTACTCCAGGCACCCCAGGAACCCCAGGCTCTCCCGGTTCTCCCGGCACACCAGGTGGACCAG GAGGTCCAGGTGGTCCCGGCGGCCCCGGTGGTCCATCAGGCGGCTACTACCCCGGCTCTAGTGGAACCCCAGGCACCGCTGGATCTCCAGGAACCCCAGGTACACCCGGTAGTCCCGGTACCCCCGGCGGCCCAGGTACTCCTGGGACCTCAGGTTACCCTGGCACAGCTGGTACCCCAGGTACACCTGGATACCCAGGCACAGAAGGAACCCCAGGTACACCTGGTTACCCAGGCACAGCTGGTACCCCAGGCACACCAGGTACACCTGGATATCCAGGTACAGAAGGCACCCCAGGAACACCTGGTTACCCAGGTACGGCAGGTACCCCAGGTACACCTGGTTACCCAGGCACAGAAGGAACTCCTGGCACTCCAGGTACACCTGGTTACCCAGGCACAGCTGGTTACCCAGGCACAGCTGGTACCCCAGGCACACCTGGTTACCCAGGCACAGAAGGAACCCCAGGAACACCAGGCACACCTGGTTACCCAGGCACAGAAGGAACCCCAGGCACACCAGGCACACCTGGATATCCAGGCACAGCAGGCACACCTGGTTACCCAGGATACTATCCCGGCG GCTCAGGTGGATATTACCCAGGACAACCAACTGCACCAG GCACAGACGGCTATTATCCAGGACAAGGTAGTGGACCAG GAGGACCATTAGGTCCTGATGGTACTTATGGTCCCGATGGTACCTACTACCCGGGCACTCCAGGAACACCAGGCACACCAGGCACACCAGGCAGCCCCGGCGGCCCTGGCGGCCCag GAGGTCCCGGAGGGCCCGGCGGTCCTGGAGGCCCCGGAGGACCTAATGGACCCAATGGCCCATCAAACGGCGGCTACTACCCAGGACAACCCGGCAGACCTGGCACTCCAGGCAGTCCAGGATCACCAGGTACTCCAGGAGGACCAGGAGGTCCAGGTGGACCAGGAGGTCCTGGAGGACCAGGAGGACCAAACGGACCCAATGGCCCTTCAAGCGGCGGATACTACCCAGGACAACCCGGCAGCCCTGGCACTCCAGGAAGCCCAGGATCACCAGGCACTCCAGGAGGACCAGGTGGACCAGGTGGACCAGGAGGTCCAGGAGGACCTGGTGGACCTAATGGACCCAATGGCCCTTCAAGCGGCGGCTACTACCCAGGACAACCCGGCAGCCCTGGCACTCCAGGCAGCCCAGGATCACCAGGCACTCCAGGAGGACCAGGAGGTCCGGGCGGACCAGGTGGCCCAGGAGGTCCCGGAGGGCCTAATGGACCCAATGGCCCTTCAAGCGGTGGCTACTACCCAGGACAACCCGGCAGCCCTGGCACTCCAGGCAGCCCAGGATCACCAGGCACTCCAGGAG GACCAGGAGGTCCGGGCGGGCCAGGTGGACCTGGAGGTCCCGGAGGGCCTAATGGACCCAATGGCCCTTCAAGCGGCGGATACTACCCAGGACAACCCGGCAGCCCTGGCACTCCAGGCAGCCCAGGATCACCAGGCACTCCAGGAGGTCCAGGAGGACCAGGTGGGCCAGGTGGACCAGGTGGCCCGGGAGGGCCAAACGGACCCAATGGCCCTTCGAACGGCGGATACTACCCAGGACAACCCGGCAGCCCCGGTTCACCAGGAAGCCCAGGATCACCAGGAACACCCG gtggTCCCGGAGGTCCAGGTGGTCCCGGTGGACCTGGAGGACCCGGTGGTCCCACCGACACAACAACTTATCCAGGACAATCAA GTGGCCAACCTAGTCAACCAGGACAGCCGGGATACCCAGGCAAACCAGGACAGCCTGGCTACCCAGGACAACCAGGACAACCAGGGCAACCAGGACAACCCGGACAGCCAGGACAAGGTGGCCAACCTGGTAAACCAGGACAGCCAGGATACCCAGGCCAACCAGGACAGCCAGGATACCCAGGACAACCAGGCCAACCAGGACAACCAGGACAGCCAGGACAAGGTGGTCAACCTGGTAAACCAGGACAGCCAGGATACCCAGGCCAACCAGGACAGCCTGGCTACCCAGGACAACCAGGACAACCAG gACAAGGAGGACAACCTGGTCAACCTGGACAGCCAGGTGGCCCAGGACAGCCAGGATACCCAGGACAACCAGGACAGCCAGGACAAGGTGGCCAACCTGGTAAACCAGGACAGCCAGGATACCCAGGACAACCAGGTCAGCCAGGATACCCAGGACAACCAGGACAACCCGGACAGCCAGGACAAGGTGGCCAACCTGGTAAACCAGGACAGCCAGGATACCCAGGCCAACCAGGACAGCCAGGATACCCAGGACAACCAGGACAACCCGGACAGCCAGGACAAGGTGGCCAACCTGGTAAACCAGGACAGCCAGGATACCCAGGCCAACCAGGACAGCCAGGATACCCAGGACAACCAGGACAACCCGGACAGCCAGGACAAGGTGGCCAACCTGGTAAACCAGGACAGCCAGGATACCCAGGCCAACCAGGACAGCCAGGATACCCAGGACAACCAGGACAACCCGGACAGCCAGGACAAGGTGGCCAACCTGGTAAACCAGGACAGCCAGGATACCCAGGACAACCAG GATACCCAGGACAACCAGGACAACCCGGACAGCCAGGACAAGGTGGCCAACCTGGTAAACCAGGACAGCCAGGATACCCAGGACAACCAGGACAGCCAGGATACCCAGGACAACCAGGACAACCCGGACAGCCAGGACAAGGTGGCCAACCTGGTAAACCAGGACAGCCAGGATACCCAGGTCAACCAGGACAGCCAGGCTACCCAGGACAACCAGGACAGCCAGGTGGCCCAGGACAGCAAGGACAACCGGGTTATCCAGGACAACCAG GACAACCAGGGCAAGGAGGACAACCTGGTCAACCTGGACAGCCAGGTGGCCCAGGACAGCCAGGATACCCAGGACAACCAGGTCAGCCCGGAAAACCGGGACAACCTGGGCAGCCAGGTTACCCAGGGCAGCCCGGTCAGCCAGGACAGCCAGGATACCCAGGGCAACCCGGTCAGCCAGGGCAGCCAGGATACCCAGGTCAACCAGGACAACCAGGTCAACCCGGAAAACCGGGACAACCCGGGCAGCCAGGATACCCAGGGCAACCCGGTCAGCCAGGACAGCCAGGACAACCAGGGCAGCCCGGATATCCAGAACAACCAGGACAGCCAG gaGGACCAGGACGTCCTGAAGACCTAACTAAACCAGGTCAGCCAGGATACCCAGGACAGCAAGGACAACCCGGTGGTCCAGGACAGCCAGGACAACCTGGATACCCAGGACAACCAG GTAAACCAGGACAACCTGGTCAACCAGGATATCCAGGACAGCCAGGACAGCCCGGATACCCGGGACAACCTGGTCAACCAGGACAGCCAGGTCAACAAGGACAACCAGGACAGCCTGGTAAACCAGGTCAGCCAGGCCAGCCAGGATATCCAGGACAACCTGGCAAACCAGGCGAACCAGGCCAACCAGGATACCCAGGACAACCAGGACAACCTGGCAAACCGGGTCAACCTGGCCAGCCAGGATACCCAGGACAAccag GTGAACCAGGCCAACCTGGTCAACCCGGACAGCCAGGACAACCAGGATACCCAGGACAGCCAGGACAACCCGGTGGTCCAGGTCAGCCAGGCCAACCAGGATACCCAGGACAGCCAGGTCAAGCAGGACAACCAGGTCAACCAGGATACCCCGGACAGCCCGGACAGCCAGGATACCCAGGACAGCAAGGACAACCTGGTGGCCCAGGACAGCCAGGGCAACCAGGTACACCAGGCCAGCCCGGCCAACCAGGATACCCAGGCCAACCAGGTCAACCAGGAGAACCTGGCAAACCAGGACAACCTGGCCAGCCAGGACAACCAGGATACCCAGGACAGCCCGGACAGCCAGGTTACCCTGGACAGCAAGGACAACCTGGTGGTCCAGGACAGCCAGGACAACCAGGATACCCAGGACAACCCGGACAACCAGGTCAACCAGGCCAGCCCGGCCAACCAGGATACCCAGGCCAACCAGGACAACCAGGAGAACCTGGCAAACCAGGACAACCTGGCCAGCCAGGACAACCAGGATACCCAGGACAGCCCGGACAGCCAGGTTACCCTGGACAGCAAGGACAACCTGGTGGTCCAGGACAGCCAGGACAACCAGGATACCCAGGACAACCCGGACAACCAGGTCAACCAGGCCAGCCCGGCCAACCAGGATACCCAGGCCAACCAGGTCAACCAGGATACCCAGGGCAACAAGGACAACCCGGTGGTCCAGGACAGCCAGGACAACCAGGATACCCAGGACAACCCGGACAACCAG GTCAACCAGGATACCCCGGACAGCCCGGACAGCCAGGATACCCAGGACAGCAAGGACAACCCGGTGGTCCAGGACAGCCAGGGCAACCAG GTAAACCAGGACAACCCGGACAACCAG GATACCCAGGGCAGCCAGGTCAACCAGGAGAACCTGGTAAACCAGGACAGCCTGGCCAACCAGGACAACCAGGATACCCAGGACAACCCGGACAACCAGGATACCCAGGACAGCAAGGACAACCCGGTGGTCCAGGACAGCCAGGGCAACCAGGATACCCAGGCCAACCAGGTCAACCAGGAGAACCTGGCAAACCAGGACAGCCTGGCCAGCCAGGACAACCAGGATACCCAGGACAGCCCGGACAACCAGGACAACCAGGGCAATCAG GTGGCCCCGGACAACCAGGACAACCTGGATATCCAGGACAACCAGGACAGCCTGGAGGGCCTGGACAACCTGGACAACCGGGTTACCCAGGACAGCCCGGACAGCCGGGATACCCAGGACAGCCAGGTCAGCCAGGTCAACCTGGACACCCAGGGCAGCCGGGATACCCAGGACAACCAGGACAACCAGGACAGCCCGGATACCCAGGACAACCAGGACAGCCCGGATACCCAGGTCAGCCAGGACAACCAGGACAACCAGGACAGCCGGGATACCCAGGACAACCAGGACAACCAGGACAGCCGGGATACCCAGGACAACCAGGACAGCCGGGATACCCAGGTCAGCCAGGACAACCAGGACAACCAGGACAGCCGGGATACCCAGGTCAGCCAGGACAACCAGGACAACCAGGACAGCCGGGATACCCAGGACAGCCAGGACAACCAGGCTACCCCGGACAGCCAGGACAACCAGGACAGCCGGGATACCCAGGTCAACCAGGACAATACCCAG ATTCTGAAACGGCACCGTCTGGCACCGGAGTACAACCACCTGCCACTGTAC